Proteins encoded in a region of the Takifugu flavidus isolate HTHZ2018 chromosome 10, ASM371156v2, whole genome shotgun sequence genome:
- the LOC130532221 gene encoding transcription factor E2F3-like isoform X2: MVLLSPLHPCRQMEILAKRRLALDDSDHQHQPEPIRTPRGKGPTANGTRIKTPKTPKSPPEKTRYDTSLGLLTKKFVELLGQSSDGVLDLNLAAETLQVQKRRLYDITNVLEGIHLIKKKSKNNIQWMGCSLLEEEGSLSQRQRLTDEVSALGEEEQRLEQLIQRCSTDMRHMSELSSNQKYAYITYQDIKQLGNLRDQTVIVVKAPTDTKLEVTDPDESLSIHLTSTQGPIDVLLCPDDDSHPTSPVKNGGTDINGNSPFLKVLQDPNSVTSAPSPGAPPAAAAVSVTTLSPISSPYTSLLQQTEDQIPTSLGPFLNLAPPLLEQDDYLLGLGDDQGISDLFDACDFDKIRSLGLDDLLCS; encoded by the exons ATGGTGCTTTTGAGTCCGCTTCACCCTTGCAGACAGATGGAAATATTG GCCAAACGACGCCTGGCGCTCGATGATTccgaccaccagcaccaaccTGAGCCAATCAGGACTCCGAGAGGTAAAGGTCCCACGGCCAATGGGACGAGGATAAAGACGCCTAAAA CACCCAAATCTCCACCAGAGAAGACTCGGTACGACACCTCACTGGGCCTGTTGACAAAGAAGTTTGTGGAGCTTCTGGGCCAGTCCTCCGATGGCGTCCTGGACCTCAACCTTGCGGCTGAAACCCTGCAG GTGCAGAAAAGGCGACTTTACGACATCACTAATGTGCTAGAAGGAATCCACCTCATCAAGAAGAAATCCAAAAACAACATCCAGTGGAT GGGCTGCAGCCTGTTGGAAGAAGAGGGAAGTCTCAGCCAGAGACAGAGGCTGACGGACGAAGTTTCTGCCCTCggagaggaagaacagaggctggagcagctcatCCAGAGATGCAGCACAGACATGAGACACATGAGCGAGCTGTCCAGCAACCAGAA ATATGCATATATCACATATCAAGACATCAAACAGCTGGGGAATCTCAGAGACCAGACTGTTATTGTCGTCAAAGCCCCCACAGACACCAAGCTGGAAGTAACAGACCCCGATGAG AGTCTGTCTATCCACCTGACCAGCACTCAGGGGCCCATAGATGTCCTGCTGTGCCCGGATGACGACAGTCACCCGACAAGCCCTGTTAAAAATGGCGGCACGGACATCAACGGGAACTCGCCTTTCCTCAAAGTCCTTCAAG aTCCCAACAGCGTGACCTCAGCTCCCAGTCCAGGTGCGCCTCCTGCTGCCGCAGCCGTGTCCGTCACCACCCTCTCCCCCATCTCATCACCTTACACCAGTCtcctgcagcagacagaagaCCAGATCCCAACATCCCTGGGGCCTTTCCTAAACCTTGCCCCCCCACTCCTGGAGCAGGACGACTACCTTCTAGGTTTGGGAGATGACCAGGGAATCAGTGACTTGTTCGATGCCTGTGACTTTGATAAAATCCGCTCGCTCGGCCTGGACGATCTGCTGTGCAGCTAG
- the mboat1 gene encoding lysophospholipid acyltransferase 1 isoform X2, which yields MVFADIDNVHKYSLVTAMGYLTACQACRAYIFNYAVPSTDFSGPLMIVTQKITTLAFQLHDGMCKKPDQLTPEQKLLAINARPSPLQYLSYNLNFLSVLVGPCSNYRDYLDFIEGGHISRRLRRLSGACNGHNGHITAPDPSPLGAVCRKLLVCSGCMLFFLVVTRSLPIRLNVEPDFVSQNSFLVRLTYAFFSVQAARPKFYFAWTLADAVNNAAGYGFSGMDGNGKASWDLIGNLNILGIETATSFKTFIDNWNIQTAVWLKTVCYDRAPRHRLALTFILSALWHGVFPGYYFTFITAIPITIAARAIRKSVRHHFLSSRGLKLGYDVLTWAATQLTICYTVMPFLLLSVEPTFIYYRSMYFHVHVISILAAVALQPKHKSRETRTSSSSSLSSVSPVQCQPDLSNNNGKID from the exons ATGGTCTTTGCTGACATCGACAACGTGCACAA GTATTCGCTGGTGACGGCCATGGGTTACCTGACGGCGTGCCAGGCGTGCAGAGCGTACATCTTTAACTATGCAGTCCCGTCCACGGACTTCTCCGG GCCTCTGATGATCGTGACCCAGAAGATCACCACGCTGGCCTTCCAGCTCCATGATG GTATGTGTAAGAAACCTGACCAGCTGACACCAGAGCAGAAGCTACTGGCTATCAA CGCCAGGCCGTCTCCGCTCCAGTACCTCAGCTACAACCTGAACTTCCTGAGCGTCCTGGTGGGGCCGTGCAGCAACTACCGGGACTATCTGGACTTCATCGAGGGCGGACACATCAGCCGGAGGCTCAGGCGCCTGTCCGGAGCCTGTAACGGACACAACGGCCACATTACGGCGCCGGACCCGTCGCCCCTG GGCGCCGTCTGTCGAAAGCTGCTGGTCTGCAGCGGCTGCATGCTCTTCTTCCTGGTGGTGACGCGGTCCCTGCCCATCCGACTCAACGTGGAGCCCGACTTTGTCAGCCAGAACTCCTTCCTGGTCAGGCTCACCTACGCCTTCTTCTCCGTACAGGCCGCCAGACCCAAATTCTACTTCGCCTGGACGCTTG CTGATGCGGTCAACAACGCGGCCGGTTACGGGTTCtctgggatggatggaaacGGTAAAGCGTCCTGGGACCTCATCGGCAACCTGAACATCCTGGGGATCGAG aCGGCGACCAGCTTCAAGACGTTCATCGACAACTGGAACATCCAGACTGCGGTTTGGCTCAAAAC GGTGTGTTACGACCGAGCCCCCCGGCACAGGCTGGCGCTGACCTTCATCCTGTCGGCCCTGTGGCACGGCGTCTTCCCCGGGTATTATTTCACCTTCATCACCGCCATCCCCATCACCATCGCAGCACGGGCA ATACGGAAGTCTGTCCGCCACCACTTCCTCAGCTCCAGAGGCTTGAAGCTGGGCTACGACGTGCTGACGTGGGCGGCCACCCAGCTGACCATCTGTTACACCGTCATGCCCTTCCTGCTTCTTTCGGTGGAGCCGACATTCATTTATTACAG GTCCATGTACTTCCACGTGCATGTCATTAGCATTCTGGCGGCGGTCGCGCTGCAGCCTAAACACAAAAGCAGGGAAACccggacctcctcctcctcctcgctctcatCCGTGAGCCCGGTGCAGTGCCAGCCTGATCTCTCCAACAACAACGGCAAAATAGACtga
- the mboat1 gene encoding lysophospholipid acyltransferase 1 isoform X1: MPEPAFNTTGSLLLLPVSQSLGFPLDQVNFVTCQLFALTAAFWFRLYLSPSRASPRVRHAVATTIGSAFLIFCFGWYSAHILVLVTVCYLIMVFADIDNVHKYSLVTAMGYLTACQACRAYIFNYAVPSTDFSGPLMIVTQKITTLAFQLHDGMCKKPDQLTPEQKLLAINARPSPLQYLSYNLNFLSVLVGPCSNYRDYLDFIEGGHISRRLRRLSGACNGHNGHITAPDPSPLGAVCRKLLVCSGCMLFFLVVTRSLPIRLNVEPDFVSQNSFLVRLTYAFFSVQAARPKFYFAWTLADAVNNAAGYGFSGMDGNGKASWDLIGNLNILGIETATSFKTFIDNWNIQTAVWLKTVCYDRAPRHRLALTFILSALWHGVFPGYYFTFITAIPITIAARAIRKSVRHHFLSSRGLKLGYDVLTWAATQLTICYTVMPFLLLSVEPTFIYYRSMYFHVHVISILAAVALQPKHKSRETRTSSSSSLSSVSPVQCQPDLSNNNGKID; the protein is encoded by the exons ATGCCTGAGCCCGCGTTCAACACCACCggatccctgctgctgctgccggtcaGCCAGTCCCTGGGATTCCCTCTGGACCAG GTGAACTTTGTGACATGCCAGCTGTTTGCCCTGACCGCTGCCTTCTGGTTCCGTCTCTACCTCAGTCCCAGCCGGGCCTCCCCCCGGGTCAGACACGCCGTGGCCACCACCATCGGCTCGGCCTTTCTCATCTTCTGCTTCGGCTG GTATTCAGCTCACATCCTGGTGCTGGTGACTGTGTGTTATCTGATCATGGTCTTTGCTGACATCGACAACGTGCACAA GTATTCGCTGGTGACGGCCATGGGTTACCTGACGGCGTGCCAGGCGTGCAGAGCGTACATCTTTAACTATGCAGTCCCGTCCACGGACTTCTCCGG GCCTCTGATGATCGTGACCCAGAAGATCACCACGCTGGCCTTCCAGCTCCATGATG GTATGTGTAAGAAACCTGACCAGCTGACACCAGAGCAGAAGCTACTGGCTATCAA CGCCAGGCCGTCTCCGCTCCAGTACCTCAGCTACAACCTGAACTTCCTGAGCGTCCTGGTGGGGCCGTGCAGCAACTACCGGGACTATCTGGACTTCATCGAGGGCGGACACATCAGCCGGAGGCTCAGGCGCCTGTCCGGAGCCTGTAACGGACACAACGGCCACATTACGGCGCCGGACCCGTCGCCCCTG GGCGCCGTCTGTCGAAAGCTGCTGGTCTGCAGCGGCTGCATGCTCTTCTTCCTGGTGGTGACGCGGTCCCTGCCCATCCGACTCAACGTGGAGCCCGACTTTGTCAGCCAGAACTCCTTCCTGGTCAGGCTCACCTACGCCTTCTTCTCCGTACAGGCCGCCAGACCCAAATTCTACTTCGCCTGGACGCTTG CTGATGCGGTCAACAACGCGGCCGGTTACGGGTTCtctgggatggatggaaacGGTAAAGCGTCCTGGGACCTCATCGGCAACCTGAACATCCTGGGGATCGAG aCGGCGACCAGCTTCAAGACGTTCATCGACAACTGGAACATCCAGACTGCGGTTTGGCTCAAAAC GGTGTGTTACGACCGAGCCCCCCGGCACAGGCTGGCGCTGACCTTCATCCTGTCGGCCCTGTGGCACGGCGTCTTCCCCGGGTATTATTTCACCTTCATCACCGCCATCCCCATCACCATCGCAGCACGGGCA ATACGGAAGTCTGTCCGCCACCACTTCCTCAGCTCCAGAGGCTTGAAGCTGGGCTACGACGTGCTGACGTGGGCGGCCACCCAGCTGACCATCTGTTACACCGTCATGCCCTTCCTGCTTCTTTCGGTGGAGCCGACATTCATTTATTACAG GTCCATGTACTTCCACGTGCATGTCATTAGCATTCTGGCGGCGGTCGCGCTGCAGCCTAAACACAAAAGCAGGGAAACccggacctcctcctcctcctcgctctcatCCGTGAGCCCGGTGCAGTGCCAGCCTGATCTCTCCAACAACAACGGCAAAATAGACtga
- the LOC130532221 gene encoding transcription factor E2F3-like isoform X1: MRRGISSASEKVILTGVGGSSLDSNIILTTLSDRLNPGQSNATFIQIITTPPPCNVTQTNVCLSEPQINSIYTTPQQGAANGARQRPALGRPPAKRRLALDDSDHQHQPEPIRTPRGKGPTANGTRIKTPKTPKSPPEKTRYDTSLGLLTKKFVELLGQSSDGVLDLNLAAETLQVQKRRLYDITNVLEGIHLIKKKSKNNIQWMGCSLLEEEGSLSQRQRLTDEVSALGEEEQRLEQLIQRCSTDMRHMSELSSNQKYAYITYQDIKQLGNLRDQTVIVVKAPTDTKLEVTDPDESLSIHLTSTQGPIDVLLCPDDDSHPTSPVKNGGTDINGNSPFLKVLQDPNSVTSAPSPGAPPAAAAVSVTTLSPISSPYTSLLQQTEDQIPTSLGPFLNLAPPLLEQDDYLLGLGDDQGISDLFDACDFDKIRSLGLDDLLCS; encoded by the exons ATGAGAAGAGGGATCTCCTCGGCTTCGGAGAAAGTGATTTTAACGGGAGTTGGGGGCTCTTCTCTGGATAGTAATATAATTTTAACAACTCTATCGGATCGTTTAAACCCCGGTCAATCCAACGCTACGTTTATCCAAATAATTACCACACCACCGCCTTGCAACGTTACACAGACAAATGTATGTTTATCCGAGCCTCAGATAAACAGCATTTACACAACTCCACAACAAGGTGCAGCAAACGGAGCAAGACAACGACCCGCTCTGGGGAGACCGCCG GCCAAACGACGCCTGGCGCTCGATGATTccgaccaccagcaccaaccTGAGCCAATCAGGACTCCGAGAGGTAAAGGTCCCACGGCCAATGGGACGAGGATAAAGACGCCTAAAA CACCCAAATCTCCACCAGAGAAGACTCGGTACGACACCTCACTGGGCCTGTTGACAAAGAAGTTTGTGGAGCTTCTGGGCCAGTCCTCCGATGGCGTCCTGGACCTCAACCTTGCGGCTGAAACCCTGCAG GTGCAGAAAAGGCGACTTTACGACATCACTAATGTGCTAGAAGGAATCCACCTCATCAAGAAGAAATCCAAAAACAACATCCAGTGGAT GGGCTGCAGCCTGTTGGAAGAAGAGGGAAGTCTCAGCCAGAGACAGAGGCTGACGGACGAAGTTTCTGCCCTCggagaggaagaacagaggctggagcagctcatCCAGAGATGCAGCACAGACATGAGACACATGAGCGAGCTGTCCAGCAACCAGAA ATATGCATATATCACATATCAAGACATCAAACAGCTGGGGAATCTCAGAGACCAGACTGTTATTGTCGTCAAAGCCCCCACAGACACCAAGCTGGAAGTAACAGACCCCGATGAG AGTCTGTCTATCCACCTGACCAGCACTCAGGGGCCCATAGATGTCCTGCTGTGCCCGGATGACGACAGTCACCCGACAAGCCCTGTTAAAAATGGCGGCACGGACATCAACGGGAACTCGCCTTTCCTCAAAGTCCTTCAAG aTCCCAACAGCGTGACCTCAGCTCCCAGTCCAGGTGCGCCTCCTGCTGCCGCAGCCGTGTCCGTCACCACCCTCTCCCCCATCTCATCACCTTACACCAGTCtcctgcagcagacagaagaCCAGATCCCAACATCCCTGGGGCCTTTCCTAAACCTTGCCCCCCCACTCCTGGAGCAGGACGACTACCTTCTAGGTTTGGGAGATGACCAGGGAATCAGTGACTTGTTCGATGCCTGTGACTTTGATAAAATCCGCTCGCTCGGCCTGGACGATCTGCTGTGCAGCTAG